The following is a genomic window from Planctomycetota bacterium.
TTGCTCGAAACCTGCGACGACGACGCGGCCGTATGGCTCTGGCACAACGGCGAGCATGCCGAAACGCTGCGATTGGTGCGGGAATTCGCCGAGCACCCCAAGGTCACACGCTTCCATCACAGCATCAAGAATGTGCAATTGCGTGAGCCGACCAACTGGCTGCTGGGCAACTCGACGGCCGACCTGTTGGGCAAGGTCGACGACGACAACCTGATG
Proteins encoded in this region:
- a CDS encoding glycosyltransferase family A protein, whose protein sequence is MTATCDILMVTHDRPDYVRLSLPRLLETCDDDAAVWLWHNGEHAETLRLVREFAEHPKVTRFHHSIKNVQLREPTNWLLGNSTADLLGKVDDDNLMPMGWLDKLRDTHAADWSLSCVGCWTLRVEDID